Proteins from a genomic interval of Bdellovibrio sp. GT3:
- a CDS encoding histidine phosphatase family protein, with product MRKTIYLFRHGQTDWNLLRRMQGHSDIPLNDEGRKQALSLQEFFASHPVEMMFTSDLMRAQQTARIANEKISAPTYVSEKFREVFLGDIEGMTQDEIKETHGEDSWLRWTSHEIKNFSFTYQNGESAHDAIERFKVGLMEICKTHSFQAAGLCTHGLMLKRFLHSLRPDLTEPLPIPNCIVYRINWSSEQGFEFSP from the coding sequence ATGAGAAAAACAATTTATCTATTCAGACACGGGCAAACAGATTGGAATTTGCTTCGTCGTATGCAGGGTCATTCCGATATCCCGCTTAACGATGAAGGACGCAAACAGGCTCTCAGTCTGCAGGAGTTTTTCGCAAGCCATCCCGTGGAAATGATGTTCACCAGTGATCTGATGCGCGCACAACAAACCGCCCGGATCGCCAATGAAAAAATAAGTGCGCCCACCTATGTCTCTGAAAAGTTCCGTGAAGTGTTTCTGGGTGACATCGAGGGCATGACCCAGGATGAAATCAAGGAAACACATGGTGAGGACAGCTGGCTACGTTGGACTTCCCACGAAATTAAGAATTTTTCCTTCACTTATCAAAACGGTGAGAGTGCCCATGATGCGATTGAGCGGTTCAAGGTGGGTTTGATGGAAATATGCAAAACGCACAGCTTTCAGGCGGCGGGTCTTTGCACACACGGTTTAATGCTGAAAAGATTCCTGCATTCCTTGCGCCCGGATCTGACGGAGCCCCTGCCGATTCCAAATTGCATTGTGTATCGAATCAATTGGAGTTCCGAGCAGGGTTTTGAGTTTTCACCTTAA
- a CDS encoding PAS domain-containing sensor histidine kinase, with product MILITMADEDLNSEKKTLIEQVFEVLPSAVYIFDIHAGTMAWFNENVASRFGWKQEQLIAMGHNYWPTVMHPDDLPALQRSRDYILNQMVDGEIMHFQYRFKDVWGQYHWIDDRVIIFKRDEKGVPLSVVGIAAVIDDQKFHEEQLAETLNTLNLSLSAAKMATFSLDVVNAIPKWDRRMFELHGEEPNDDPMETYRRRILPEDREPTTTHFYDSYNRNDPGISIHYRVRHDDDSIHHITMYGRKNESRPGAPFFGVAWDSTREIQSEKKIEESNAKMVATAKMAALGEMSGGIAHEINNPLTVIQARSFQLQQMVENGSLDPEKIKQAAESISKTADKIARIIKSLRSFSREGDKDPFELVSVKSLIDETLEFCRTRFYNHEVELKVGNIDEDFEIECRLIQIEQVLLNLLNNSFDAAQASEKKWICVEAAEHFDFIDIKIIDSGPRIPDDVAEKIMQPFFTTKEIGKGTGLGLSISTGIIKAHKGDLFLDRTAEHTTFVMRLPRLQ from the coding sequence ATGATTTTAATCACTATGGCAGATGAAGATTTGAACTCCGAAAAGAAAACATTGATAGAGCAGGTTTTTGAAGTCTTGCCCAGCGCCGTTTACATATTTGATATTCACGCTGGCACAATGGCATGGTTTAATGAAAATGTGGCGAGTCGCTTTGGCTGGAAACAAGAGCAACTCATTGCCATGGGACACAATTATTGGCCAACTGTCATGCATCCAGACGACCTCCCTGCTTTACAAAGATCCCGCGATTACATTTTGAACCAAATGGTCGACGGCGAGATCATGCATTTTCAATATCGCTTCAAAGATGTCTGGGGACAGTATCACTGGATTGACGACCGAGTCATCATTTTCAAACGTGATGAAAAAGGAGTTCCGCTCAGTGTGGTCGGAATCGCTGCCGTCATCGACGACCAAAAATTCCACGAAGAACAGCTGGCCGAGACACTGAACACTTTAAATCTTTCTTTATCCGCCGCCAAGATGGCGACGTTTTCTTTGGATGTTGTGAATGCCATTCCAAAGTGGGATCGCCGTATGTTTGAACTGCATGGCGAGGAACCCAACGACGATCCAATGGAAACTTATCGCCGCCGCATCCTACCCGAGGACCGCGAGCCGACAACGACGCATTTCTATGACTCCTACAACCGAAACGATCCGGGAATTTCAATCCACTACCGAGTTCGGCATGACGATGATTCCATTCATCACATCACGATGTATGGTCGAAAAAATGAATCCCGCCCCGGAGCGCCTTTTTTTGGTGTGGCTTGGGATTCCACACGGGAAATCCAATCAGAAAAGAAGATTGAAGAATCCAACGCAAAAATGGTTGCCACCGCAAAAATGGCGGCCTTGGGGGAAATGTCCGGAGGGATCGCTCATGAAATCAACAATCCTCTGACCGTCATTCAGGCGCGCTCCTTTCAGTTACAGCAAATGGTGGAAAACGGAAGTCTGGATCCGGAGAAAATTAAGCAGGCCGCAGAAAGCATCAGTAAAACTGCGGATAAAATTGCCCGAATCATCAAATCTTTGCGCTCATTTTCCCGTGAAGGCGACAAAGATCCCTTTGAATTGGTCAGCGTAAAAAGTCTGATTGATGAGACTTTGGAGTTCTGCCGCACCCGATTTTACAATCACGAAGTCGAACTTAAGGTTGGAAATATCGACGAGGATTTTGAAATCGAATGCCGCTTGATTCAAATCGAGCAGGTCCTGCTGAATCTGCTAAACAACTCTTTTGATGCCGCCCAGGCTTCAGAGAAAAAATGGATCTGCGTTGAAGCGGCCGAGCATTTTGACTTTATTGATATTAAGATCATCGACTCGGGCCCGCGAATTCCTGATGATGTGGCAGAAAAAATCATGCAACCTTTTTTCACCACCAAGGAAATTGGCAAAGGAACAGGCCTTGGACTGAGCATTTCAACAGGTATTATCAAGGCGCACAAAGGGGACTTGTTCCTGGATCGCACCGCCGAACACACCACCTTCGTGATGCGCCTGCCTCGTTTGCAATAG